The sequence below is a genomic window from Draconibacterium halophilum.
AATGCCTAAAAAACAAAGAAAAAGCAACAGGATTATGGGAGTCTGAATAATACTTTTCACGGGCTTATTTTGCTTCATATCGAACATATATATTGAATATGAACATAAGCAAAAGTACACCATTGAAAAGAATTTAAGTCAATTGAATGTTAAAAATGGCAATTACCGTGTAATCGCACTTGAATTCAACAGATTACATTACGCACACCGAAAGTTAAATTTACGAAACACAACACTATAAACTCCTGAAATACAAATAAAAAGACTACCTTTGCGGCCACTTTAAAAAATTGAATATGAGTTTATTTGAAACAATGGGGTTAAAAGCCGAAATCCTAGGAGCCATCCAGGAACTTGGTTTTGAGAATCCCACGCCAATCCAAGAAAAAACGATTCCGTTTTGTTGGAAACCGACCAGGATATGGTTGCGTTGGCACAAACTGGAACGGGAAAAACAGCGGCATTTGGGCTACCTATTGTTCAGCAGTTCGACAGTTTGGTAAAAGTACCGCAGGCCTTAATATTAAGCCCAACGCGCGAACTGGCTTTGCAGATTGCTAGAGACCTTGAAACGTTCTCGAAAAACATTAACGGAGCAAAAATAGCCACTTTATATGCGGCTCCGACATCAGAAAACAGATTAAAGACCTTGAGAGTGGCGCCCAGATTGTGGTGGAACTCCGGGCCGTACCCTCGACCTGATAAAAGGAAGAAACTAAAGGTACACGAAATAAAGTGGTTGGTCCTCGATGAAGCCGACGAAATGCTTTCAATGGATTTAAGGATGACCTTGATGCCATATTGAAAGATACACCGGTAGAAAAACAAACATTACTGTTTTCGGCTACTATGCCAAAAGAGATTGTGCGAATTGCCAATACCTACATGGCCGATCCTCACGAAATTTCGGTGGGAAAACGTAATGCCGGTGCCGAAAATGTAGAGCACAACTATTACCTGGTGCATGCCAGAGACCGCTATATAGCACTAAAGCGTGTGGCTGATATCAACCCGAATATTTACGGATAATTTTTTGCCGTACCCGTGCCGAGACAAAAGATGTATCGGAAAAACTAATGCAGGACGGTTACAATGCCGATGCATTGCACGGTGACTTATCGCAGGCACAGC
It includes:
- a CDS encoding DEAD/DEAH box helicase, yielding MLETDQDMVALAQTGTGKTAAFGLPIVQQFDSLVKVPQALILSPTRELALQIARDLETFSKNINGAKIATLYAAPTSENRLKTLRVAPRLWWNSGPYPRPDKRKKLKVHEIKWLVLDEADEMLSMDLRMTLMPY
- a CDS encoding DEAD/DEAH box helicase → MKDTPVEKQTLLFSATMPKEIVRIANTYMADPHEISVGKRNAGAENVEHNYYLVHARDRYIALKRVADINPNIYG